Proteins encoded together in one Bacteroides ovatus window:
- a CDS encoding metallophosphoesterase family protein: MKRKNLYALFSCLFLSGCGMIDYHPYDVRISGETEVNAHNMERIEANCQGKTTIRFVTMGDSQRWYDETEDFVKAINQRNDIDFVIHGGDMSDFGLTKEFLWQRDIMNGLHVPYVALIGNHDCLGTGAETYKAVFGPTNFSFIAGDVKFVCLNTNALEYDYSEPVPDFTFMENEITNRRDEFEKTVICMHARPYTDVFNDNVAKVFQHYVKQYAGVQFCTAAHTHHHQDDVIFDDGIHYVTSDCMDYRTYLVFTITPEKYEYELVKY; the protein is encoded by the coding sequence ATGAAGAGGAAGAATTTATATGCACTGTTTTCGTGCCTGTTCCTTTCGGGATGCGGTATGATAGACTATCATCCGTATGACGTCCGCATCAGCGGAGAAACAGAGGTCAACGCCCACAATATGGAAAGAATAGAAGCAAATTGCCAGGGTAAAACTACGATACGGTTCGTGACAATGGGCGACTCACAACGATGGTATGACGAAACGGAAGATTTTGTAAAAGCAATCAATCAACGAAATGATATTGACTTCGTTATCCACGGAGGGGATATGAGTGACTTCGGACTGACTAAGGAATTTCTTTGGCAAAGGGATATCATGAACGGACTTCATGTGCCTTATGTGGCTCTGATCGGAAATCATGACTGTCTGGGAACGGGAGCGGAAACCTACAAGGCTGTATTCGGCCCCACAAACTTCTCTTTCATCGCAGGAGATGTGAAGTTTGTCTGCCTGAATACCAACGCTTTGGAGTATGATTACTCCGAACCTGTACCGGACTTTACCTTTATGGAAAATGAGATAACGAACAGGCGGGATGAGTTTGAAAAAACGGTCATTTGTATGCACGCGCGTCCCTATACGGATGTGTTCAATGATAATGTGGCAAAAGTATTCCAACACTATGTCAAACAGTATGCAGGAGTACAGTTCTGCACGGCCGCCCATACCCATCACCATCAGGACGATGTGATTTTTGATGATGGGATACATTATGTTACCAGTGATTGTATGGATTACCGTACTTATCTGGTATTTACAATAACTCCGGAAAAATACGAATATGAGCTGGTTAAATACTAA
- a CDS encoding sigma-54-dependent transcriptional regulator: MSKSGTIIIVDDNKGVLTAIQILLKSYFSKVVALSSPVTLTSVLREEMPEVVLLDMNFTSGINTGNEGLFWLHEIKKVRPDLPVVLFTAYADIELAIRGIKEGATDFIVKPWDNQKLVETLQTAATSTHNDRKTASKEKPVHSPMYWGESKVMQQLRALIKKVAVTDANLLITGENGTGKEMLAREIHALSNRKYKEMIAVDMGTITESLFESELFGHIKGSFTDAHTDRTGKFEAAEKSTLFLDEIGNLPYHLQAKLLTAIQRRSIVKVGSNTPIPIDIRLICATNRNLQEMVAKGEFREDLLYRINTIHVEIPPLRERKEDIIPLAERFMVHFCKQYDKSLMKFTPEAKDKLTAHPWYGNIRELEHVIEKAVIINDSPLIPAELFQLSVPRIAIQEQSISTLEEMEVQMIRKAFDACAGNLSAVAAQLGITRQTLYNKMKKFGL, from the coding sequence ATGAGTAAATCTGGAACAATCATCATTGTAGACGACAATAAAGGGGTGCTGACTGCCATACAAATCCTTTTAAAAAGTTATTTTTCAAAGGTCGTTGCACTCTCCTCGCCTGTCACCCTGACGAGCGTCCTGCGGGAGGAAATGCCGGAAGTGGTATTGCTGGACATGAATTTCACATCGGGCATCAATACCGGCAATGAGGGATTATTCTGGTTACATGAAATAAAAAAAGTACGTCCGGATCTTCCGGTCGTACTTTTTACGGCTTATGCCGATATTGAACTGGCTATCCGGGGTATTAAAGAAGGAGCAACGGACTTTATCGTCAAACCCTGGGACAACCAGAAACTGGTGGAAACGCTGCAAACTGCAGCAACCTCTACGCACAACGATAGGAAAACGGCAAGTAAAGAAAAGCCTGTTCACTCGCCTATGTACTGGGGAGAAAGCAAGGTTATGCAACAACTACGGGCTTTGATTAAAAAGGTTGCCGTCACCGATGCCAACCTCTTGATAACGGGTGAAAACGGAACGGGAAAAGAGATGCTGGCACGGGAAATCCATGCGCTTTCCAACCGCAAATATAAAGAAATGATTGCTGTGGATATGGGAACCATCACCGAATCTTTATTCGAGAGTGAGCTTTTCGGACATATAAAAGGGTCGTTCACTGATGCACACACCGACCGGACAGGTAAGTTCGAGGCTGCCGAAAAGAGTACGCTGTTTCTCGACGAAATAGGAAACTTGCCCTACCATCTGCAAGCAAAGCTACTAACCGCCATCCAACGGCGAAGCATTGTGAAAGTGGGAAGTAACACGCCAATTCCTATTGATATCCGACTGATATGTGCCACGAACCGGAACCTGCAGGAGATGGTAGCGAAAGGCGAATTCCGGGAAGACTTGCTCTACCGCATCAATACCATTCATGTGGAAATTCCTCCCCTGCGCGAACGGAAAGAGGATATTATCCCATTGGCCGAACGATTTATGGTTCACTTCTGCAAGCAATATGACAAGTCGTTGATGAAGTTCACTCCCGAAGCAAAGGATAAATTGACTGCGCATCCCTGGTATGGTAATATCCGCGAATTGGAGCACGTCATCGAAAAGGCGGTTATCATCAATGACAGTCCGCTGATTCCCGCTGAATTATTCCAATTATCCGTACCACGGATAGCCATTCAGGAACAGAGTATCTCCACCCTGGAAGAAATGGAAGTGCAGATGATACGGAAAGCGTTCGATGCCTGTGCGGGAAATCTATCAGCAGTGGCCGCTCAACTGGGAATAACCCGGCAGACACTCTATAACAAGATGAAAAAATTCGGATTATGA
- a CDS encoding sensor histidine kinase, which yields MSSQIQQLVIRYWFRVLLTVLFCISTVWFGIHQSYGWLGVSLCLLVLSIIWQIRLYQLHTKQVLFMINALENNDNTFHFPEENGTPESLKINRALNRVGHILYNVKAETAQQEKYYELILDFVSTGLLVLNDNGAVYQKNKEALRLLGLNIFTHIHQLSKVDTTLMEKIENCRPGDKLQVIFHNERGTVNLSIRVSEINVRKEHLRILALNDINTELDEKEIDSWIRLTRVLTHEIMNSVTPITSLCDTLLSMSEGKDEEISHGLQTISTTGKGLLSFVESYRQFTRIPAPEPSLFYVKAFIERMIELARHQNPCDTICFHTEISPADLILYADENLIAQVVINLLKNAIQAIGSQPDGRIELRAYCNDMEEIWIEIKNNGPEIPSEIAEHIFIPFFTTKENGSGIGLSISRQIMRLSGGSLTLLREKETTFILKFK from the coding sequence ATGAGCTCACAGATCCAACAACTGGTGATTCGGTACTGGTTCAGAGTTTTACTGACTGTACTTTTCTGTATATCGACTGTCTGGTTCGGTATTCATCAGTCATACGGTTGGTTGGGGGTTAGTCTTTGTCTGCTGGTACTTAGCATCATCTGGCAAATCCGCCTGTACCAGCTTCACACCAAGCAGGTGCTTTTCATGATTAACGCGCTTGAAAATAATGATAACACTTTTCATTTTCCCGAAGAAAACGGTACTCCCGAAAGCCTTAAGATCAACCGGGCACTCAACCGGGTGGGACACATCTTATATAATGTAAAAGCGGAAACCGCCCAGCAAGAGAAATATTACGAGCTGATTCTGGATTTTGTCAGTACAGGATTGCTGGTACTCAATGACAATGGGGCTGTTTATCAGAAGAACAAGGAAGCACTCCGTCTTTTGGGGCTGAATATATTCACGCATATCCATCAGTTGAGTAAAGTAGACACTACGCTCATGGAAAAAATAGAGAACTGCCGTCCCGGAGACAAGCTGCAAGTGATATTTCACAACGAACGGGGAACCGTTAATCTATCCATACGTGTATCGGAAATCAATGTACGCAAAGAACATCTGCGTATCCTGGCTCTGAATGATATCAATACCGAACTTGATGAAAAGGAAATAGATTCATGGATTCGCCTGACACGGGTTCTGACGCACGAAATCATGAATTCGGTCACGCCTATCACTTCTCTTTGTGACACTCTTCTTTCCATGTCCGAGGGTAAAGATGAAGAGATCAGTCACGGGTTGCAGACCATCAGCACCACAGGAAAAGGCTTGCTCTCTTTTGTAGAATCTTACCGGCAGTTTACACGCATACCTGCACCGGAACCGTCATTGTTCTATGTGAAAGCATTCATAGAAAGGATGATTGAACTTGCCCGCCATCAGAATCCGTGTGACACCATTTGTTTCCACACGGAGATTTCTCCTGCGGACTTAATTCTGTATGCGGATGAAAACCTCATCGCCCAAGTGGTTATCAATCTTCTAAAGAATGCCATTCAGGCAATCGGAAGCCAACCGGATGGTAGAATCGAACTTCGGGCTTATTGCAATGATATGGAAGAAATATGGATCGAGATCAAAAACAACGGTCCCGAAATCCCGTCGGAAATAGCAGAGCATATCTTTATTCCTTTCTTCACCACCAAAGAAAATGGTAGCGGAATCGGGCTTAGTATTTCACGACAGATCATGCGCCTTTCGGGCGGGAGTCTCACTTTGCTGCGGGAGAAAGAAACAACGTTTATTTTAAAATTCAAATAA
- a CDS encoding Crp/Fnr family transcriptional regulator yields the protein MIPALVNNPLFRGITPERLFADLEEISFHTRSYKKGEILAQQGAVCNRLVILTKGSVRGEMIDYSGRLIKVEDIAAPRAIAPLFLFGEENRYPVEVTANEPTEVIELPKSSVLRLFRKNEQFLENYMNLSANYARTLSDKLFFMSFKTIRQKLASYLLRLYKQQQQTHITLDRSQQELSDYFGVSRPSLARELAHMQEDGLLIADRKHITILQKEQLVRLIQ from the coding sequence ATGATACCTGCACTCGTCAACAACCCCTTATTCCGAGGGATCACTCCGGAAAGACTTTTTGCCGATCTGGAAGAGATCAGTTTCCATACACGTTCTTATAAGAAAGGGGAAATCCTGGCTCAACAGGGAGCTGTGTGCAATCGCCTCGTCATCCTGACCAAAGGAAGCGTACGTGGAGAGATGATTGATTATTCGGGGCGTCTTATCAAAGTGGAAGACATCGCTGCTCCAAGAGCGATTGCCCCTCTATTTCTGTTCGGTGAGGAGAACCGCTATCCGGTGGAAGTGACTGCCAACGAACCGACAGAGGTTATCGAACTTCCTAAATCAAGTGTATTGAGGTTATTCCGTAAAAACGAGCAGTTTTTGGAAAACTATATGAATCTTTCTGCCAATTATGCACGGACTTTATCGGATAAGCTTTTCTTTATGTCGTTTAAAACGATTCGTCAGAAACTTGCTTCGTACTTGCTCCGATTATACAAACAGCAACAACAGACGCATATCACCCTCGACCGTTCACAACAGGAATTGAGTGATTATTTCGGAGTATCCCGTCCTTCCCTCGCCCGCGAACTGGCACACATGCAGGAAGATGGATTATTAATAGCCGATCGCAAGCATATCACTATTTTACAGAAAGAACAACTGGTACGGCTTATTCAATAA
- the hcp gene encoding hydroxylamine reductase: MSMFCYQCQETAMGTGCTLKGVCGKTSEVANLQDLLLFVVRGIAVYNEHLRKDGHPSEQADKFIYDALFITITNANFDKVAITEKIKEGLKLKKELGNKIKIENAPDECLWDGNEDEFEEKSKTVGVLRTPNEDIRSLKELVHYGLKGMAAYVEHAHNLGYESPEIFAFMQHALSELTRNDITVEELVQLTLETGKYGVSAMAQLDKANTSSYGNPEISQVSLGVRNNPGILISGHDLKDLEELLEQTEGTGVDVYTHSEMLPAHYYPQLKKYKHLAGNYGNAWWKQKEEFESFNGPILFTSNCIVPPRANASYKDRIYITGACGLDGAHYIPERKDGKPKDFSALIAHAKQCQPPVAIENGTIIGGFAHAQVTALADKVVDAVKSGAIRKFFVMAGCDGRMKSREYYTEFAQKLPGDTVILTAGCAKYRYNKLALGDINGIPRVLDAGQCNDSYSLAVIALKLKEIFGLDDVNQLPIVYNIAWYEQKAVIVLLALLALGVKHIHLGPTLPAFLSPNVRNVLIEQFGIGGISTVDEDIVKFLS, encoded by the coding sequence ATGAGTATGTTCTGTTATCAATGTCAAGAAACCGCAATGGGTACCGGTTGTACCTTGAAAGGTGTGTGCGGTAAAACGTCTGAAGTGGCTAACCTGCAAGACTTACTACTCTTCGTAGTACGTGGAATTGCTGTCTACAACGAACATCTGCGTAAAGATGGACATCCTTCCGAACAAGCAGACAAATTTATCTATGATGCTTTGTTCATTACCATCACCAACGCCAATTTTGATAAAGTGGCTATCACTGAAAAAATCAAAGAAGGACTGAAACTGAAAAAAGAACTTGGCAACAAGATAAAGATCGAAAATGCTCCTGACGAATGTCTTTGGGATGGAAACGAAGATGAGTTTGAAGAGAAATCAAAAACGGTCGGTGTGCTTCGCACTCCCAACGAGGATATCCGCTCACTGAAAGAACTTGTACACTATGGCCTGAAAGGAATGGCTGCCTACGTAGAGCATGCGCATAACCTGGGCTACGAGTCACCGGAAATATTTGCTTTCATGCAACATGCCTTGTCTGAACTGACCCGCAATGATATTACAGTGGAAGAACTGGTTCAGCTGACTTTGGAAACAGGAAAGTATGGAGTATCGGCAATGGCACAGCTGGATAAAGCGAATACCAGCAGCTACGGAAATCCGGAAATCTCACAAGTGAGTCTCGGTGTACGCAATAATCCGGGTATATTAATCAGCGGACATGACTTGAAAGACCTGGAAGAGTTATTGGAACAAACAGAGGGTACAGGAGTAGATGTATATACTCACAGCGAAATGTTGCCTGCACATTATTATCCTCAACTAAAGAAGTACAAGCATCTGGCAGGAAACTACGGAAACGCCTGGTGGAAGCAGAAAGAGGAATTTGAAAGTTTCAACGGTCCTATCTTGTTCACAAGTAACTGTATCGTTCCGCCACGTGCAAATGCCAGCTACAAGGATCGTATTTACATCACAGGAGCCTGCGGCTTGGACGGGGCACATTACATCCCCGAACGTAAAGACGGAAAACCGAAAGATTTTTCTGCACTGATTGCTCATGCTAAACAATGTCAGCCACCGGTAGCCATTGAAAACGGAACGATTATCGGAGGATTCGCTCATGCACAGGTGACAGCCCTGGCAGATAAAGTGGTGGACGCCGTGAAAAGCGGAGCTATCCGTAAATTCTTTGTAATGGCAGGATGCGACGGACGTATGAAGAGCCGTGAATACTATACGGAATTTGCTCAAAAATTACCTGGTGACACCGTGATTCTTACTGCCGGTTGTGCCAAGTACAGATATAATAAACTGGCTTTAGGTGATATCAACGGCATTCCGAGAGTGTTGGATGCAGGACAATGTAACGACAGTTACTCATTGGCCGTCATCGCTTTAAAACTGAAAGAAATCTTCGGATTGGATGATGTGAATCAGTTGCCTATCGTATACAACATCGCTTGGTACGAACAAAAGGCGGTCATTGTTTTATTGGCATTACTGGCTTTGGGAGTGAAACACATTCATTTGGGTCCTACACTTCCCGCTTTCCTTTCACCGAATGTCAGGAACGTATTGATCGAACAATTCGGGATCGGAGGTATCAGTACAGTGGATGAAGATATTGTGAAGTTTCTATCATAA